One window of Terriglobia bacterium genomic DNA carries:
- a CDS encoding ABC transporter ATP-binding protein: protein MRPTSGDYQLLGENARHQPDRTRAQIGFISHSTYLYADLTAYENLKFFGALYGLDDLEGRIRSALDDVRLWDRRGERVRGFSRGMQQRLSLARTFLHNPSLLLLDEPYTGLDPIAADMLDRLIERCQGEGRTVILTTHNLDLRLRGVSHVLVLEKGNVVFDERGTGFSPKEFTEIFRTHVDEAEE from the coding sequence ATGCGGCCCACCTCGGGCGACTACCAGTTGCTGGGTGAAAACGCGCGGCACCAGCCGGACCGAACCCGGGCCCAAATCGGGTTCATTTCCCACTCCACCTATCTCTACGCTGACCTGACTGCATATGAGAACTTGAAATTTTTTGGCGCGCTCTACGGTTTAGACGACCTCGAGGGGCGAATTCGAAGCGCCCTTGATGATGTCAGGTTGTGGGACCGTCGCGGAGAGCGCGTTCGCGGATTTTCCCGCGGCATGCAACAGCGACTTTCGCTGGCTCGCACCTTCCTGCATAATCCATCGCTTTTATTGCTCGACGAGCCTTACACCGGGCTCGATCCCATTGCCGCGGACATGCTGGACCGCTTGATTGAGCGGTGTCAGGGGGAAGGGCGCACGGTCATTCTGACCACCCATAACCTGGATCTGCGACTGCGCGGCGTGAGTCATGTGTTGGTGCTCGAGAAAGGGAACGTCGTGTTTGATGAGCGCGGGACCGGGTTCTCGCCGAAGGAGTTTACCGAGATCTTCCGCACTCACGTGGACGAGGCTGAAGAGTAG
- a CDS encoding heme exporter protein CcmB, with the protein MFKKILRILWKDVVTEFRTRELFSAMFVFALLVVVIFNFAFESAPRESILQAAPGLLWVAFTFSGVLGLNRSIAIERENMSIQALMLAPVDRGGIYLGKMLGNFVFMMVSELLIVPLFAVLYNFSFTAHFGQFVLILVLGTLGFSAVGTIFSAIAVNTKMRDVLLPILFLPVVVPVLIGAVETSVRTLAGEPLRGMMDWIKILIVFDVIFITTSFLVFEFVLEE; encoded by the coding sequence ATGTTCAAAAAAATCCTCAGGATCCTCTGGAAAGACGTCGTCACCGAATTTCGGACGCGCGAGTTGTTCAGCGCCATGTTTGTCTTTGCGCTGCTGGTTGTCGTCATCTTCAACTTCGCCTTTGAGAGTGCCCCGCGAGAGTCCATTCTCCAGGCGGCCCCGGGATTGTTGTGGGTGGCCTTCACTTTTTCCGGGGTGCTCGGCCTGAACCGGTCCATCGCCATCGAGCGCGAGAATATGTCCATCCAGGCGCTCATGCTGGCGCCCGTCGACCGGGGGGGAATCTATCTCGGGAAGATGCTGGGTAACTTTGTGTTTATGATGGTCAGCGAGCTGCTCATCGTCCCGCTCTTTGCTGTCCTGTACAACTTCTCCTTTACCGCCCACTTTGGCCAATTTGTGTTGATCCTCGTGCTGGGGACCCTCGGCTTTTCGGCGGTGGGGACCATTTTTTCGGCCATTGCCGTCAATACCAAGATGCGCGATGTGCTGCTGCCGATCCTGTTCCTGCCGGTGGTTGTCCCGGTGCTGATCGGCGCGGTGGAGACGTCAGTGCGCACCCTCGCCGGAGAGCCATTGCGTGGTATGATGGATTGGATCAAAATTCTCATCGTGTTTGACGTCATTTTCATTACGACGTCGTTCCTGGTGTTTGAGTTTGTACTTGAGGAATGA